ACAGGCGGAATACAATCGCTATCTGGCTTTGTATCAGGAAGGGGCGATCGCCGCTTCTGAGCTTGACCAGCGGCGGCTCACTCTGGAAACGGCTCAAGCTCAACTCAATGAGGTGCAAGCAAATCGCAATCGCACCGCGGATACTTTGCGCGCTCAAATTAATCAAGCCAGAGCCACACTAGATCAAATTGCTGAAGTTCGTCCAGTTGATGTGCAGGTTGCACAGTCTGAGGTAGATCAGGCGATCGCGGCGGTTAAACGGGCTGAAGCTGAGTTAGAAGAGTCTTATATTCGGGCTCCGATTGCAGGACAGGTGTTGGAGGTATATACCCAATCCGGTGAGGCGATCGCAGAAGCAGGAATTGTTGATTTGGGTACAACCGAGCAAATGGAAGTGGTGGCAGAGATCTACCAAACTGATATTGGCAAAGTTCGCACGGGGCAATTCGCGGTGATTACCAGTGAGGCGTTTCCGGGAGAACTGCGTGGAACGGTTCAACTACTTGGGCTGCAAGTGAGTCAGCAGGAGGTTTTTAGTAATCAACCTGGGGAAAATCTTGATCGCCGTGTGGTGGATGTGAGAATTCGATTAGATGAAGAAACCAGCAAGCGAGTGGCTAGCTTAACCAATCTGCAAGTACAGGTTAGTATTCAACCCTGATTTAATATGATGCGTAAATTGTTTCGCAAAACTCCTCTGGCGTGGCTTCAGGTCAGGCGAGAGAGAACTCGTCTCCTGGTGGCGATCGCAGGGATTGCTTTTGCAGATATCCTCATCTTTTTCCAACTGGGGTTGATGGAGTCCGCCTATGTTTCTGCCACAGGAATGCACTATCGATTGCAAGGCGATTTGTTTCTGATTAACGCCATCTCAGATAACGTCAACACCATCAGACCATTCCCTCGTTCTAGATTATTTCAAGCCGTGGGTACGGATGGAATTGCTTCCGTCAACACGTTGTATACCGGGATCGGAAATTGGCGTAATCCCAACAACCGCACCTTCTGGCAGGTACAAATCTATGGTCTAAACCCCAGTAATCCTGCAATGGATGTGCCTGATGCCAGAGCTAAACTGAGCCAACTGAAGATGTTGAATTATGTCTTGTATGACCGTGCGGCTCGCCCCAATTTAGGAGATGTGGCAGGACAGCTAGAGCGATCAAATTCGCTCACAGCTCAACTGAATAATGTCACCATTCAAGTGGCGGGTGTGTTCACGATGGGAGCTTCATTTTCAGCAGACGGCAATCTGATTGTGAGTGATTCTACTTTTCTGCGTTTGTTTCCTGAGCGTCAACCTGATGAGATTGATGTCGGCTTAATTGTGCTGGAACCGGGTGCCAATCTTGAACAAGTACAAGCTGTCTTAAGAGCTAAATTGCCAGATGATGTGCTGGTTCTCACCAAGGCAGAATATATTGCGCGGGAAAGGGAATATTGGAGCCAGGTTAGCCCCATTGGAGTGATTTTCGGCTTCGGCACGATTGTCGGTTTCCTGGTTGGAACGGTGATTGTCTACCAAATTCTCTATTCGGATGTATCGGATCACCTGCCAGAATACGCCACCCTCAAAGCAATGGGCTACAGCGATCGCTACCTCATCGGGGTGCTGTTTCAAGAAGCTTTGATTCTGGCAATTCTTGGCTTTATCCCAGGGTTTGCGATCTCACTGGGGCTGTATGGACTGATTTCCCAAGCCACCCTGCTCCCCGTCAGAATGTCTGTTAATCGTGCCACGCTTGTGCTGATTATGACATTGTTAATGTGCATTGCATCGGGGGCGATCGCCATGCGGAAGTTACAGTCTGCCGATCCTGCTGATATTTTTTAGTCGATTATTGGTCAGCTTTTCTATTTATCCACTCCTCATGCAACCAGCCATCTCAATTCACAATTTGAATCATTACTTTGGCGAAGGAGACTTGCGGAAGCAAGTCTTATTTAACATTAATCTTGAAGTTTACTCTGGTGAAATTGTGATTATGACAGGGCCTTCAGGCTCGGGTAAAACGACATTGCTAACGTTAATGGGTGGTCTACGATCTGCTCAGGAAGGCAGCCTCAAGATTTTAGGACAGGAAATCAAGGGAGCCAGTAAGCGAAATTTGATCAAAATACGACAGAACATTGGTTACATCTTTCAAGCCCATAATCTGTTGACCTTTTTGACAGCCCGACAAAATGTACGGATGTCGCTGGAGTTGCACGATCGCTATCTGGAGCAAAATCTGGATCAGCTTGCAGACGATATACTCGATACCGTTGGATTAAGCCATCGGGTTGATTACTATGCAGATAGCTTATCAGGCGGACAAAAACAACGAGTGGCGATCGCACGAGCGTTGGTCAGTCGTCCCAAAATTGTCCTTGCTGATGAACCGACTGCTGCCCTGGATAAGAAGTCAGGACGAGATGTGGTAGAGCTAATGGAGAAATTAGCAAAAGAGCAAGGATGCACAATTCTATTAGTAACTCATGACAGTCGTATTCTCGATCTCGCAGACCGCATCGTGTATATGGAGGATGGTTGTCTAGTTGACGCTGATTCAGCAATTCCCTTGCATTAACTACTCCCCTCCCACTTAAAGATTAAGGAATGAGCGAAAATATGAAGTTGAGCGTTTTTTGCACTTGTTCTGCGGATAAAAACGGATGCGAATCAAAAAAATGATTCAACTGTTGTGCAATCTGCACGAGTGTTGTTCCAATCGGCAAGTGGGCAGAGGTGATTACGGCAGAGTGAATTGCTCAAGGGTTGGTGCGGGAAAGCGGTGAAGTTTCTAACCGTCGAGAGGGTCGTCCTGGCACTGGGCTGAGCCTGAAGCCTGAGGGGGCATTTTTTATTAGGACGGTGATCGAAACGGAGCACATCACTGTTGTGAAGTATTAATGCAAATGGGCGATCGCGTTCAGCAAGTTGACTCTGCTCACCATGAAGTTTATCTGGGCAATGCCATGCAAAGCTTGAGCCTGCTCTACATTCTGATTAACCAGGGAGTTGGCAGCGGCATTATTGTGAATAATCAGGTGTTTCGAGGAGCGTATGGCACAGCGGGTAAAATCAGTACGCTGATGAGTGACCCGCCAGGGCAGGACGATCTGGAGTTATGGACGCATAATGTCGCTAAGGATGCGCTGCTCGATCGTAGCGCAGCAGGGTGGCAAAGCGAAGAATCTGAACCAGTTCGTCAAGAATTTAGGCAAAGGAAAAGCGATCGCCAATTCTGCTTTAGAATTACCCACAAGATGATATCCTCGAACGCACATCACTTACAGGCTTGTTGGTATAGCACTCCTTCTTGGGCAAATTCATTCTTTTGCAACATACGGTAAGCGTAGAGTAGTCCGTTAGCCATCTTTAGTACATTTAACTCGTGTCTATTCTCCTTGTGGGCTAGTGTTGCGAACACAAAGTTCTGCAATGTAGGGGGTTTGGGAGCTTCGCACCCAAGAAGGGGTTCCACCCCTTCACCCCTTTCAAAACATATTTTTTGCTGTGCTAGTTTAATCATCTGAGGCGATTCGAGAGCCGTTCATTGAAATTCGATAAACTACAAGTAGCAGTAATTTCTAGCCTTCATGCCAGCTATGGATCAATTGCCACAGGTTGATATGACTCACCATACTCATCCGGCGCTTGCTGATCATCCGACGTTGTCCAGTGAGCAGTCCGGGTGGAATGGCATTTTTTTCCATCACTATGATCATCCGGCTCACCAAAGTCCAACCCATCAATGGATGCAGCATATTGTTGGCATCACAGGACAGGGCGGACATCCAGTTGAGTCGGAACATCAGGTAGAGGGGCAACTTTTAAGCTGCTACTGTCAACCGGGTGAAATGTTGTTTATCCCGGCTGGGATCAACTATTCGTCGCTCTGGCATGAGGCAGGCGAATTTTCCCTATTGGGAATTTCCCCTCAGTTTCTTGAACAGATTGCACATGAATCGATTCGAGTGAAGCAGATTGAGTTGATTCCACACATCGGGGTTGGCGATTTGCTGGTACAGCAGATTGGATTGGCTTTGAAAGCAGATATTGAAGCAAAACATCCGGCAGGTCGAATGTTTGGAGAATCGCTCGCAACGGGCTTAGTCATTCATCTTTTGAAGCAGTATTCCGTCTGGCAACCTCGATTGTCTGATGATACAGGTCGTTTGTCAGAACACCAGCTACAAAAAGTGTTCAAGTACGTTCAAGACCATCTTGAACAGGATATTGCTTTATCTGATATGGCAAGTGTTCTAAATTTAAGCCAATATCACTTCTGTCGGTTGTTCAAACAATCAACCGGATTAGCTCCTCACCAATACTTAAGCCAGTGTCGAATTGATCGCGCCAAGCATCTACTGCAATTCACTCAACTCACCATTACTGAAATCACACTTGCAGTTGGGTTGAACAATCACAGTTCTTTCACTCGGCTGTTTCGTCGCTATGTTGGGACGACTCCGAAAGAATTCAGAGCGTCATTGTAGAAACTCAGCAAGATTTGCACAGGTTGAGCAAAAAAGGTCAAGCTTTAAGAGAGGGGCGATCGCTACACTCTGCATATTCCATCATGAAAAGCAGTTAGTGTCCTGACAGGAGTATCTATGACGACAACTGGAGCGAGTGAAAAGCGATCGCAGTCTGATACAGCCCAACAGAAGCAACAACGATTCAAACTGAGTCTTCAGCAGAAGAACTGGGTTCTAACCTTCCACATTGGCTTTGCCGCACTGTGGACAGGAACCGTTCTCAGTATGTTTCTGATTGCACTCAGAAATAACAGCACAGCAATGCTGATGTTCTCTTCGCACTCAATTCAGTGATCAACTTACTGGATGATTTTATTGTGATTCCTGCGGCGATCGGTTCTGTCGTGACAGCAACTCTCCTTTGCTGGCAAACAAACTACGGTTTCTTCAAATTCTACTGGGTAATTACCAAATGGATTTTGACCACTGGGCTGATAATTTTTGGAACCTTCTGGTTGTTCCCCTGGGGTAACACGGCTGAGGCGATTAACGCTTTGCGCAACTCCGTAGGAACCGCCCAATTAGAAGGCTTAGATGCCTTCAGTAACCCCATTGACAGGTTTGATACAAAAGGAGTATCGATTGGATCAGCTATTCAAGTTTCGCTCCTGTTTATCATCATTGTGATTTCAACAGTGAAACCCTGGGGAAGACAATCAGCCAGAATTCAAAGTTAAAGCCTTTCCCTCTAGAACAAAAAAAGGAGCGATGCTGGACTGGTGCGACCGTTACTCAATAGTCAGGTGTCCAGATTTTCTGAAGTGGCAGCAGCACACCAACGGGCTAAGTCGGAGCAAGCGATCGGGAAAGTGGTGTTGCAGCAAGAGTCATGACTGTTCAAGATTATGCTCGTGACGTACCCCGATGACAAAGTCTTGTTGCATAACATGTTGACTGCAAATTGAGAATCCTTGATGTAATTGGGAAGGGAGTAGATGCATCTTGAACCTAGCCAAAAGTTTGGGTAAGTCACTCACTGTTTAATTACAAAATGATCAATGCTTCTGCCCTGTAAAACTGAACTTACTACGGGCGACAGCAGGCATTTTGCGGTTGCAACTACATGAATCATGATTTATGAAGTTAAAACCCAACTAGCTCAGATTTCCTGAGGTTAAAAATCTTTAGAAAGTAGTCAAATTAAGCCTAGCTCTATAGTCAGACCTTCTAGCAAAGCTGGAGACTTAATGAGTGGAACCGCACCAAACGCAGGTATTCTCATCGGGAGCTTATTCGTTTGATCTCTAGAAATATCATCCTTACATCTACTAAGGTCTTACTCTCGGACGTATCCCTTGGCTGCCTCTAACTCAAATTTCACGGTCGATATTGCATAACCTCTGACTCAGAAAGTTTCCTCCTACGGAATTAGCTGATTAGCCACTGTAAGCATTACTTCGCTATCACACGTGCAAAACTCCTCAAGTTGCACTGGTCGAACCAGGAGCTTGTCTCAAGTGCTTAGTTAGACAGTACAGCAACCGCTGTGACAGGATTACTGGGATACCTGTTCAATTTTTAGTTTTTGATAGCGAGTATTAAGTGATTAAGATTGTGCTTCTTTAAGAGAGTGTATATTTGTACTCGGCTTTTAACAATTTAAGAATGAAGTGTGAATCATGCCGAACAATTCCTGGAATTTGTTTTAGCTTCTCAAAGAAAGAGGTGACTTCAGTGTAACTACCAAAAAAGACATCAGCAATGATGTCGTAATGCCCTGTGGTAATTGCCACAAAGCGTACTTCCACCATTTGTTCTAATGCTTTTGCAACAGAGTCAATATAACTATTTTCAACGATCAGGGAAACGATTAGGACATGGGGAGTTCCCAACTTTTCTAAGTTGGGCCACGCTAACACTTGAACAATGCCCGATTGAAGTAATCGCTGTACTCGATAACGGGCGGTTGCTTCTGGCATATTCAACCGCTTGCCAATTTCGGTAAATGACATCCGCCCATCAATGCGAAGCAAATTAATAATGTCTTGATCAATTTCATCCAACGTTGAAATCGAATTTGGAGTGGAGCCAGACTGCATTACGGTTCTCCCTAAAATAGTAAAACTTAAAGCCGTACCATCAGATTTTAGCAAGCATTTTTTGCACAATTCCTTTTGTATTAAAGGAAACAGTTTGTTATTTTTGAATTCATTAATTTAGCTCTCACATCGAATTTTTCAAGAAATTCTTATCAACGGAGTATAGTAATGTCTTCTGTCTCCTCCGACCTGGCATTCAGGATGGGGCAACGTTCCTATGGAATGAGTGGGCTAGCGTTGTCCTATGTCCTCATTGGATATGTAGTATCCATTGTTTGTATTAGCTCTAGGTCTTGGTTTGCCAATGCTTTAGGCGTTTTTCTACTCATTCATACCTTAATATGGGCTGCTTACTTCGTACATGAATTCATTCATGGCACAGTTTTTCGGCAACCTCGTATGAATGCCTGGTTTGGCAATCTTATGTTGTTTTTGACAGGCTCGTGTTATTGTCATTTTCGTGATTTAGCTCGCAATCATTTAGCCCATCACAAAAATCGAGCTGACTTTTCTGCATTCTCAATTGCTGACTTTCTCAAATCACTGCCAAAGCCACTGACACAACTCATTGTTGCTCTGGAGTGGATGTACTTTCCAGCCGTTAATTTGATCTTGCGTTGGCTGTGCATCATGGCTCCTTTCCTGGGGCAAGCTCGTCGTGATGAACGATCGCGCACTCTTGGATTGCTGGCGTTAAGAGGCAGTTTCTTTATTGCGTTGGGGTTGTATTCGTGGCGATCGCTCCTCTTATACGGCTTCGCTTACATTTGCTTTATTAATATCTTGCGGTTTATGGATTGTTTTCAGCACACCTATGCAGTGTTTCAACTGGGGCAATCACTACCGCAATACAGCCTGGAGTACGAAGAATCCAATACCTATTCCAACCTGATGCCCGATCGCTGGCGTTGGTTAAATCTGCTATTTCTCAACTTTGGCTATCACAACGCCCATCATCGTGTGATTCATTGTCCCTGGTATTTGTTGCCTCAACTGGATGCAGAACTTTACCCATCAGACTACCGACAGCACATAACGCTCGATCGCTTCGTGAAAAACTATCACCAGTTTCGGATTCATCGTTTGTTTAACAATGGTGGAACGGTGATAGACAGCGAGCAGGGATTAGATCTTGACTCGTTTGTGGGTGCAGTAGGAGTCTCATTTTTGATTCTCAGAGAGCCTTTGGAATGGCTGAATTTAACCGTTTCAACGGCTCAACCGACTTAAACAGACTGGCTTGAACAACAATAATCATTCGCTACTAGGAGTCATCCGTCTATGGGTCGTTCCGGTTTGGGTCGTCTCTGTGTTGGGGCAAAGGCAGATATTGTCTTGATTGATTTTGATAACCTGGCGATTGGTCCCGTGTATGACCCAATTCGATCGCTGGTACATCTTGCCAACGGCAGTATGGTTGATACGGTGATCATCGATGGGCAAATTGTGCTGGAGCACAAACAGCTACTTGTTTGCAATGAAGCAGAGGTTCTACATAGCGCAAAAACATGGGCACAAGACTCTTGGGCAACCGCACCGGAACGCCATTGGGCAGGACAAACCATCGACGAACAGTTTCCGCGATCGCTCAAACCCTGGCAAGAATCGGTCAGCCCTCCTCAACTCCAACTCAATGTTTAGCTTTCTGTGGTGAGGAGGTCAGTTGAATTGCTTCCTCACACTTCATCAAGCCTTGCTGGAGAAGACATGGCTAAACTGCTGTCGTTGTCGCTCTGCCATCCAGCAGGTGATCTCCCACACATCAGCAACAGGCATTCCTGTGAAAGGTAGTGTCTGCATGTAGCCATCCCACAAAAACTCGGGTGTCATCGTCACTTGAGTCATGCCTTGTTGCGCCTGTGCCTGCCAAATCAGATTCCACCAACGCTCATGTGCTGCCAAAGCGGTTGCGTATTCGGGCGCACGGGGATCGGTGACTTGAGCATGTTGAGCATACCCAACGCGACAATGAATATGCATCGCTCGTTGAGCGCATAATTCTAGAATTGACCATTCCGTGTCAATCAGGCGTTCGCACACGACACACCAATGGCTAAAGTCACAAGTCAACTTCATCGCTGGAAAATGCTGCAACAAATCGCGTGTGATCCAGGGATTAAACAGCGATCGACTGCGGTGCGTTTCAAAGCTAATGGTGACTCCAGAGACGCGCTCCAATTCCAATGCACGCCCGAAGAAATCGACATTCTGCTGCCACGACCAGGCATCATATCCGCACATCGTTGAGACAAACAATGCACCCATCTCAGCCGCTTGATCAACTGTCCACTTCAAATCACTGAGATGATCGTCAAGGGTGCGATCGCCACGCGGTATCCACCAATCTCGTTCACTGGTGGGATCAGTCCCCGTTGTGGCTTCAGCAACAAAAGCAAGTTGGCGATCGCGCAAGTGTTGACGCAATGCCCTTCGCTGAGATTCATCCTTGGGAATGGGTCCCTCAATGCCGTTAAATCCAGCCGTAATGGTTTGCTCAATCAACTCATCTAGGTCGCTAGAACCCGACCACACGGTACGTAATATTAATAATTTCATGGATACCCTCGATCTAACTTTTGTTGACTGCCCAGGGAACAGTCAGCTTAAAGATCAGCTTAAAGATGCAGTCAATGCCCAGTCCAATTAAGCCAATCAGAATGATACCAACAAAGATTTCATCTGTCTTTAAAAAGCGTTGAGCCATCATGATCATGTTGCCTAACCCTGAGTTGGCTCCAACTAACTCCGCTACTACAACAAAGTTCCAGGCTCCAGCAACATTAATTCGCAAGGTGTCAATAATATTGGGCAGTGTTGCTGGAAAGATGACATGTAAAAACACATCTTTGCGGTTGACCCCCATGGTGTAAGCGGCTCTCAGGAAATCATTTGGGATAAATTTGACTGCATCGGCAATCATTAACGTGTTATAGAAGAAGCTACCCAGGAAAATAATCACCACTTTTGAGGGTTCTCCCAATCCCACCCACAAAATGATCAGTGGAATGAAGGCAGCCGCAGGCATGTATCGGAGGAGAGCAACAATGGGTTCAAATAGCCCCTCCATGCTTTTGAAAGTGCCGATTAGCAGCCCCAACGGAATGCTAATCAACGCGGACATTAGAAACCCCCACGCCACTCTAGAAATGCTTG
The nucleotide sequence above comes from Oscillatoria sp. FACHB-1407. Encoded proteins:
- a CDS encoding ABC exporter membrane fusion protein, coding for MTLQQLKTLKRSTLTLIGLGIAIASGSSYYAFSQVEQEPTEPVVTAPVDEPVTALGRLEPVSEVVRVAAPTSLNNDRIAQLLVERGDRVQSNQVIAILDSHNRLQTALLQAQEQVRVTQARLAQVRAGAQSGELAAQQAEIVRLEEELQGEITTQTATIARRRSEVNVAQAEYNRYLALYQEGAIAASELDQRRLTLETAQAQLNEVQANRNRTADTLRAQINQARATLDQIAEVRPVDVQVAQSEVDQAIAAVKRAEAELEESYIRAPIAGQVLEVYTQSGEAIAEAGIVDLGTTEQMEVVAEIYQTDIGKVRTGQFAVITSEAFPGELRGTVQLLGLQVSQQEVFSNQPGENLDRRVVDVRIRLDEETSKRVASLTNLQVQVSIQP
- the devC gene encoding ABC transporter permease DevC; translation: MMRKLFRKTPLAWLQVRRERTRLLVAIAGIAFADILIFFQLGLMESAYVSATGMHYRLQGDLFLINAISDNVNTIRPFPRSRLFQAVGTDGIASVNTLYTGIGNWRNPNNRTFWQVQIYGLNPSNPAMDVPDARAKLSQLKMLNYVLYDRAARPNLGDVAGQLERSNSLTAQLNNVTIQVAGVFTMGASFSADGNLIVSDSTFLRLFPERQPDEIDVGLIVLEPGANLEQVQAVLRAKLPDDVLVLTKAEYIAREREYWSQVSPIGVIFGFGTIVGFLVGTVIVYQILYSDVSDHLPEYATLKAMGYSDRYLIGVLFQEALILAILGFIPGFAISLGLYGLISQATLLPVRMSVNRATLVLIMTLLMCIASGAIAMRKLQSADPADIF
- a CDS encoding DevA family ABC transporter ATP-binding protein, coding for MQPAISIHNLNHYFGEGDLRKQVLFNINLEVYSGEIVIMTGPSGSGKTTLLTLMGGLRSAQEGSLKILGQEIKGASKRNLIKIRQNIGYIFQAHNLLTFLTARQNVRMSLELHDRYLEQNLDQLADDILDTVGLSHRVDYYADSLSGGQKQRVAIARALVSRPKIVLADEPTAALDKKSGRDVVELMEKLAKEQGCTILLVTHDSRILDLADRIVYMEDGCLVDADSAIPLH
- a CDS encoding ROK family protein; its protein translation is MGDRVQQVDSAHHEVYLGNAMQSLSLLYILINQGVGSGIIVNNQVFRGAYGTAGKISTLMSDPPGQDDLELWTHNVAKDALLDRSAAGWQSEESEPVRQEFRQRKSDRQFCFRITHKMISSNAHHLQACWYSTPSWANSFFCNIR
- a CDS encoding AraC family transcriptional regulator, with the translated sequence MPAMDQLPQVDMTHHTHPALADHPTLSSEQSGWNGIFFHHYDHPAHQSPTHQWMQHIVGITGQGGHPVESEHQVEGQLLSCYCQPGEMLFIPAGINYSSLWHEAGEFSLLGISPQFLEQIAHESIRVKQIELIPHIGVGDLLVQQIGLALKADIEAKHPAGRMFGESLATGLVIHLLKQYSVWQPRLSDDTGRLSEHQLQKVFKYVQDHLEQDIALSDMASVLNLSQYHFCRLFKQSTGLAPHQYLSQCRIDRAKHLLQFTQLTITEITLAVGLNNHSSFTRLFRRYVGTTPKEFRASL
- a CDS encoding Lrp/AsnC family transcriptional regulator, with product MQSGSTPNSISTLDEIDQDIINLLRIDGRMSFTEIGKRLNMPEATARYRVQRLLQSGIVQVLAWPNLEKLGTPHVLIVSLIVENSYIDSVAKALEQMVEVRFVAITTGHYDIIADVFFGSYTEVTSFFEKLKQIPGIVRHDSHFILKLLKAEYKYTLS
- a CDS encoding fatty acid desaturase, giving the protein MSSVSSDLAFRMGQRSYGMSGLALSYVLIGYVVSIVCISSRSWFANALGVFLLIHTLIWAAYFVHEFIHGTVFRQPRMNAWFGNLMLFLTGSCYCHFRDLARNHLAHHKNRADFSAFSIADFLKSLPKPLTQLIVALEWMYFPAVNLILRWLCIMAPFLGQARRDERSRTLGLLALRGSFFIALGLYSWRSLLLYGFAYICFINILRFMDCFQHTYAVFQLGQSLPQYSLEYEESNTYSNLMPDRWRWLNLLFLNFGYHNAHHRVIHCPWYLLPQLDAELYPSDYRQHITLDRFVKNYHQFRIHRLFNNGGTVIDSEQGLDLDSFVGAVGVSFLILREPLEWLNLTVSTAQPT
- a CDS encoding amidohydrolase family protein, producing the protein MGRSGLGRLCVGAKADIVLIDFDNLAIGPVYDPIRSLVHLANGSMVDTVIIDGQIVLEHKQLLVCNEAEVLHSAKTWAQDSWATAPERHWAGQTIDEQFPRSLKPWQESVSPPQLQLNV
- a CDS encoding sugar phosphate isomerase/epimerase family protein, yielding MKLLILRTVWSGSSDLDELIEQTITAGFNGIEGPIPKDESQRRALRQHLRDRQLAFVAEATTGTDPTSERDWWIPRGDRTLDDHLSDLKWTVDQAAEMGALFVSTMCGYDAWSWQQNVDFFGRALELERVSGVTISFETHRSRSLFNPWITRDLLQHFPAMKLTCDFSHWCVVCERLIDTEWSILELCAQRAMHIHCRVGYAQHAQVTDPRAPEYATALAAHERWWNLIWQAQAQQGMTQVTMTPEFLWDGYMQTLPFTGMPVADVWEITCWMAERQRQQFSHVFSSKA
- a CDS encoding ABC transporter permease codes for the protein MKTQTPLSIPIVKTEQQSTTPSRQRRSVFWKIRSDIPKQLYYMMVALSLLLPVLGWALLTYGGFVEPLFLPTPTGVIQQAIALLQSGELIHHALTSISRVAWGFLMSALISIPLGLLIGTFKSMEGLFEPIVALLRYMPAAAFIPLIILWVGLGEPSKVVIIFLGSFFYNTLMIADAVKFIPNDFLRAAYTMGVNRKDVFLHVIFPATLPNIIDTLRINVAGAWNFVVVAELVGANSGLGNMIMMAQRFLKTDEIFVGIILIGLIGLGIDCIFKLIFKLTVPWAVNKS